The following nucleotide sequence is from Candidatus Delongbacteria bacterium.
CGTGCTGCTGCCGGGCCTGCCCGGCTATCTGGCCGCCACCACGGGGCTGGAGTTGGCCGTCCCTGTGCTGGCCCTGGGCTATGAGGGTCCGGCCCCCGCCAGCCTCAACCGGCGCCTGCTGCACTTCGGGCTGGATCCCGCCAGCGTCGGCGCCCTGGCCGCGGAGTTGGCCCGGGACAGCCTGCGGGCCGGCCAGGTGGGCACGCTGGGACCGGCCACCCGGGCCTCCATGCGCCTGGTGGACGGCTTCGAGGGCTGGCTGAACGGCCGCGCGCCCGCCCCGGAGCTGGGACAGAAGCAGTGGTACTTCTTCGGGGCGCGCCATCTGGAGCGGCAACTGGAGAACCTGCTGCTCTTCCAGGGCGGCTCGGGCGCCCCGGGAGTCTGGCTGGTGCTGGGCAGCCCGCGCGAGGGTCCGGCCCTGGCGGAGGCGCTGGCCGCCGCGCCGGCCGGCGTGCACGTCGTGGGCGACACGGGCCTGCTGGAGGCGCTGGGGAACCGGGTGCCGGCCAGTCTGGCGGGCCGCCTGCTGATCCTGACGGACTGGCTGCCCGCGGAGGTGGCGGACCTGGCCGGGCCCGCGGGGACGGCCGGTTGGCAGGCCTTCCGCAGCCAGGTCCAGGCCCGGCAGGGTCGCGGCCCCAACACGCTGGAGAGCCGCTCCTACGAGTCGGTGCGCCTCTTGCTCTTGGCCGCCGAACGGGCCCGGCGCAGCGGGCGCGGACTGGAGCGCGAACTGGGCGAATTGCGCGAGCCCAGCCTGTTCGCCGGTTCGCTGAAACTGGGGGCGGCCCAGGCGGAGGGTCCGCTCCTGTTGGGTTGGACGGGTCGTGAATATCGGGTGCTGGGCCGTCGCACCCTGGCGGAAAGGACGCGTTGATGCTGGAAGCGATTCTCCTGGGCATCCTGCAGGGGCTGACCGAGTTCCTGCCCATCTCCAGCTCCGGGCACCTGGTGCTGGGGGAACATGCCCTGGGACTGTTCAGCGATGGACATGCCAACATCCTGTTCGAGGTCCTGCTGCACCTGGGCACCCTGCTGGCCGTGCTGGTGGCTTACCGCGCCGACCTGGCCGAGCTGATCGCCGCCCTGGTTCCGGCCTGGGCCCGGCGCCTGCCGCCGGCCGAACTCGCGCGCCGCCGCCGCCTGATCCTGGCCATCCTGCTGGCCAGCATTCCGGCGGGCGTGATCGGCCTGACGCTGAAGGACCCCATCACCGCCCTGTTCGGCGACCCGCATCTGGTGGCCCTGTTGCTGCTGGGCACGGCGGCGATCCTCTTCGTCGGGGACCGCCTGCGGCGCGGCGACCGCCTGCCCGAGGACAACGGCCCCTGGCGCTCGCTGGCCATCGGCCTGGCCCAGGCCCTGGCCATCCTGCCGGGGATCAGCCGCTCGGGCTCCACCATTGTGGCGGGCCTGGCCGTGGGCCTGCGCCCGGTGGAAGCGGCGCGCTTCTCCTTCCTGATCATGATTCCCGCGGTTTCCGGCGCGGCCTTTCTCGAGGCCCTGGATCTGCTGGGTGCGGGCAGCGGGCCGGAACTGCCTCTGGGTGCGCTGCTGGCCGGCTTCCTGAGTTCCGCCGTGGTGGGCTACCTGGCCCTGCAGTGGCTGCTGATCGCCATCCGGCGCCGCAGCCTGACCCTGTTCGCCTGCTACTGCGTGCTGCTGAGCGTGGTCGCCCTGCTGTTTGGAAATCTCTGATGCGGCCGGTGATCGCCGTCAGTCTGGAGCGCAGCTCCGATCCCGCTCGCCAGCGTCCCTGGCGCACGGGTCACCGACTGGACTACCTGTTGACCACCTATTGCGAGTTGCTGGAGTCCGCCGGCCTGCAGCCGCTGCTGGTGCCGGTGGGAGCGGATCCTGCCCGGGCCGGGGACCTGCTGGGACGAGTGGACGGCCTGCTGCTCTCAGGGGGCAGCGACCTGGATCCGGGCCTGTGGGGCGAGGCGGAGCTGGAGCCCGGCGGCTTGGTCCTGCCGCTGACGGAGGACGAGTTCGCCCGCAGCCGCTGGGAAGACGCGCTGGTGAAGCAGGCCTTGGCGGCCCGGCTGCCCCTGTTCGGCATCTGCCGCGGCATGCAGCAGCTGAACGTCAGCCTGGGCGGCAGCCTGTGGCAGGATCTGGAGCGCCAGGCGGGCCGACCCGGACATCCCGGCTGCGAGGATCCCTTTCAACTGATCCACTGCGTGCAGGGCGTCCTGCCGGGCGACGAGCTGAGCCGCCGCCTGGACGGGGCGCGGGTCACCAGCACGCACCACCAGGGCTTGCGCCGAGTGGCCGAGGGACTGGAGATCCTGGCCACGGCCGCGGGCGAGCCCGAGGTGGTGGAGGCCGTGCGCCTGCGGGGCGCGTCCTTCGCCCTGGGCGTCCAGTGGCACCCGGAGCGCATGCCCCAGGCGCCCAGCACCCAGGCCCTGCTCGAGGCCTTCCTGGACGCCGTGGAACGCCGGCGGAGTCGCCCGTGAGCGCCGCCCGGACCGCCAGCGCGCCGCGCAAGCCGGCCGCCAAGCGCCGGCTGCCCAGCCCGGCCGAACTGGCCGCGGGGCCGCTGCCGCCCGTGGTCCTGCTCTGCGGGGAAGAGGAGTTCCTGTTGGAGGAGGCCTTCCAGCTCTTCTGGGAACACACCACGGTTCCGGCCATGGCCGACTTCAACCGCGACCTGTTCCAGGCCGACGAGGTGAAGCGCGAGGAGCTCTTCGCCCAAGCCGCCTCCTTTCCCATGATGGCCGAGCGCCGGCTGGTGGTGCTGCGGCGCTGTGAGAAGGCACCCGCCGCCCTGTTGACGGATCTGGCCACGTATCTGGAGCGGCCTTCGCCCTCCACCTGCCTGCTGCTGCTGGCCGCCAGCGTGGACAAGCGCCGCAAGGTCTGGCAGCGGGTCCAGGAACTGGGCGACGTCTACGAATTCAACCCCTTGAGCCCGGATCAGCTGGCCGCCTGGCTGGAAGATGCCTGCACGCGGGCCGGCTGCACGCTGCCCGCCCCCCAGGCCCAGCAACTGGCGGAACAGCTGGGGCCCACACCCCTGCGCATGGCCGGCCAGGAGGTGGAGAAGCTCTGCCTGCTGGCGGGCTCCGGCGCCACCATCAGCGAGGCGGACCTGGCCACGGCCCTGGGCATGGAGCCCGACGCTAATCCCTTCAAGCTGCTGGACGCGATCTACGAGGGTCGGACGGGCGCGGCCCTGGCCATCCTGCAAAGCCTGCTGCACCAGCCGGAGAGCGCCTACACGCTGGTGCCCCTCTTGGGCAAGAGCCTGGGCCGCACCTGGTTCATGCGCCAGCTGCGCGACCAGAAACTGGGGGAGGGGGAGATCGGCGAGCGCCTGGGCCAGAAGGACTGGCTGGTGCGCCGCAGCCTGGAGCAGACGCGGAATTGGACCCTGCCCCGGGTGGAGGAGGCCTTGCGCCTGATCCTCGAGGCGGACCTGGGGCTGAAGGGCGAAAGCGCGCTGCCGCCGGCGCAGATTCTATTCCAGTTGGTGGTCCGCTTATGCAGAACCCAGTGAATCCGCTGGCCCCGTTGACGGACGAGGAGGTCATGCTCCGCTTCCAGGAGGAGGACCCGCTGGCCTTCGACGAGCTGGTGCGCCGCTACAAGGACCGGCTCTACACCTTCATCCAGCAGATGGTGCGCAACCCGCCGCTGGCCCAGGACATCCTGCAGGAGAGCTTCATCCGCCTGTGGCGCCACAAGATGAAGTACCGCAACATCGCGCGCTTCTCCACCTGGTTGTTCACCATCGCCGCCAACCTGGTGCGCTCGGAGATGCGCCGGC
It contains:
- a CDS encoding ABC transporter substrate-binding protein, which codes for MARASALCLPALCLPALRLLLGLLLTLGVGRVPAQGLEPDPDWPRALALALEGAPQDSGQAAALRGLVDQGLAGGTDPGGGWACLDLWLRAEWEDDSRLPEARAAFLKDWPCSPCQTAADWWSARWVLRRLGPEAAAPRLLRLAAGRPESEWSARAARLLDQLADEALTDSVRLRLEQTADRADRDWWRAHRQSRGIRGRLLLVVPLSGPDAAVGQALKLGVEGALEQARAAGSPCELVVWDCQSDPLLTREQLTLCAAQAADAVLLPGLPGYLAATTGLELAVPVLALGYEGPAPASLNRRLLHFGLDPASVGALAAELARDSLRAGQVGTLGPATRASMRLVDGFEGWLNGRAPAPELGQKQWYFFGARHLERQLENLLLFQGGSGAPGVWLVLGSPREGPALAEALAAAPAGVHVVGDTGLLEALGNRVPASLAGRLLILTDWLPAEVADLAGPAGTAGWQAFRSQVQARQGRGPNTLESRSYESVRLLLLAAERARRSGRGLERELGELREPSLFAGSLKLGAAQAEGPLLLGWTGREYRVLGRRTLAERTR
- a CDS encoding undecaprenyl-diphosphate phosphatase, which produces MLEAILLGILQGLTEFLPISSSGHLVLGEHALGLFSDGHANILFEVLLHLGTLLAVLVAYRADLAELIAALVPAWARRLPPAELARRRRLILAILLASIPAGVIGLTLKDPITALFGDPHLVALLLLGTAAILFVGDRLRRGDRLPEDNGPWRSLAIGLAQALAILPGISRSGSTIVAGLAVGLRPVEAARFSFLIMIPAVSGAAFLEALDLLGAGSGPELPLGALLAGFLSSAVVGYLALQWLLIAIRRRSLTLFACYCVLLSVVALLFGNL
- a CDS encoding gamma-glutamyl-gamma-aminobutyrate hydrolase family protein (Members of this family of hydrolases with an active site Cys residue belong to MEROPS family C26.), whose amino-acid sequence is MRPVIAVSLERSSDPARQRPWRTGHRLDYLLTTYCELLESAGLQPLLVPVGADPARAGDLLGRVDGLLLSGGSDLDPGLWGEAELEPGGLVLPLTEDEFARSRWEDALVKQALAARLPLFGICRGMQQLNVSLGGSLWQDLERQAGRPGHPGCEDPFQLIHCVQGVLPGDELSRRLDGARVTSTHHQGLRRVAEGLEILATAAGEPEVVEAVRLRGASFALGVQWHPERMPQAPSTQALLEAFLDAVERRRSRP
- the holA gene encoding DNA polymerase III subunit delta — translated: MSAARTASAPRKPAAKRRLPSPAELAAGPLPPVVLLCGEEEFLLEEAFQLFWEHTTVPAMADFNRDLFQADEVKREELFAQAASFPMMAERRLVVLRRCEKAPAALLTDLATYLERPSPSTCLLLLAASVDKRRKVWQRVQELGDVYEFNPLSPDQLAAWLEDACTRAGCTLPAPQAQQLAEQLGPTPLRMAGQEVEKLCLLAGSGATISEADLATALGMEPDANPFKLLDAIYEGRTGAALAILQSLLHQPESAYTLVPLLGKSLGRTWFMRQLRDQKLGEGEIGERLGQKDWLVRRSLEQTRNWTLPRVEEALRLILEADLGLKGESALPPAQILFQLVVRLCRTQ